The Labilibaculum sp. sequence TTGAAGGTGATGCCTGGGATATCCTGGCTAAGCGGGCGCCAATTACCAAGGCAGTTGAATTGGGTGCTGTTTTAACTTTGGCAGCCACAGGTTCCGAAATGAACAATGGTGGTGTTGTTACAAGGGCAGCAACAAAGGAGAAAATGGCATTTGGAAATCCATTGCTGTTTCCAAAATTTTCAGTTTTGGATCCCGAAACAACTTATTCGCTGCCTAAACGACAAATTATTAATGGTATTGTGGATGCTTATGTTCATGTAATGGAACAATATCTCACTTATCCGGTTAATTCTCCGGTTCAGGACCGCTTTGCAGAGGGAATACTTCTTACTTTATTGGAAGAAGGACCAAAAGCATTGGCTTCGGATACTCCTGATTACGAGAACAGGGCAAACCTAATGTGGGCAGCTACAATGGCTTTAAATGGTTTAATCGGAATGGGAGTGAAAAGCGACTGGGCAACTCACATGATCGGGCATGAGCTGACGGCTTTCCATGGTATCGATCATGCAGTGACTTTGGCTATTGTTTTGCCGGGATTACTGACTCAATTGAAAGAGAAGAGAAGTGAAAAATTGCTTCAGTATGCCGAAAGGGTTTGGAACATTACCGAAGGTTCTGATGAGGAGAAAAAGACTCTTGCCATTGATAAAACAGAAGCTTTCTTCAATCAGGTTGGAATTAAAACCCGTTTGAGTGAACACAATGTGGGTCAGGATAGTATTGATGTTATTGCAAAACGTTTTGAAGGAAGAGGTTATGTAGGCATGCTTCCTGATGTTGAAGTTAAAGATGTTGCTGAAATTTTAGAGGCACGTTTGTAAGCTTTTATTTCAATCATAAATAGGCTGTATCTTTACTGATACAGCCTTTTTTTGTGTTAAGAAATTGTGAAATCTATTCATTTGATTTGTGATAACGAAATCCATGACGTATGTTTGCGTCATTAGAAGTAGGAAAAAAAACTTTGTATTGAAAGAATGAAAAAATTAGAACTTTTTGGGTTAGAACAACAAAATATTGCTGCTTTGGCAAAGGTTTTGGCACATCCGGCAAGAATTGCTATTCTGCAATTTTTAGCGGCAACTCCTACCTGCATTTCGGGAGATATATCTGACTTTCTTCCCTTGAGCAGAACAACGGTGTCTCAGCATTTGAAGGAACTTAAATCGGCCGGATTGATTCAAGGGGAAGTGGAAGGACTAAAAATAAAG is a genomic window containing:
- a CDS encoding iron-containing alcohol dehydrogenase, with the protein product MENFDFYNPVNILFGKGKIAEINKHISKDAKILMTYGGGSIKKNGVYDQVMDALKGYEIIEFGGIEPNPHFETLMKAVEIVKTEKIDFLLAVGGGSVLDGTKFIAAATYFEGDAWDILAKRAPITKAVELGAVLTLAATGSEMNNGGVVTRAATKEKMAFGNPLLFPKFSVLDPETTYSLPKRQIINGIVDAYVHVMEQYLTYPVNSPVQDRFAEGILLTLLEEGPKALASDTPDYENRANLMWAATMALNGLIGMGVKSDWATHMIGHELTAFHGIDHAVTLAIVLPGLLTQLKEKRSEKLLQYAERVWNITEGSDEEKKTLAIDKTEAFFNQVGIKTRLSEHNVGQDSIDVIAKRFEGRGYVGMLPDVEVKDVAEILEARL
- a CDS encoding metalloregulator ArsR/SmtB family transcription factor; this encodes MKKLELFGLEQQNIAALAKVLAHPARIAILQFLAATPTCISGDISDFLPLSRTTVSQHLKELKSAGLIQGEVEGLKIKYCLNKKGIETLRKLFNDLLTQITPEEEKNCS